CCAATGGTGTTGGTGTACGTCGCCTCGCGCACGTTCACGCTGCTACCAACCGACGGGACCTTACCGTCGGCGCCGCGGGGGCGCTTGTCGGCGTCACTCCAAGAGACATCGAACACTTGCTCGTGGGTCTTGCCAGAGGCATCCAGCCAGCCTTTGACGACCTGAATGCGATCGAGATTGGCGCCATCGGGGTCCTTGCGGGCCTGGATGAGGAACGAGGGGACCTGCCCCTCGGCGGCAGCCATCAGATCACCACCCATGGGAACCCCCTTGGCACACGCGGACTTCGCCCAGTTCGCGGACTTGATCTCCTCACCGGTGTAGTCGTAGCCGCCATACACCCGCGCCGTCAGGCGGGTGCCGCTGGTCCCGAAGACTTCCTTGCGGGCCATGGCATCCCAGAGCGCCGTCCGGGTGTTACCCGAGGCCCACACTCCAGCCAAACCGGATGCCCCGAGCTGAAGAGCGGTGAGGTCGAGGGACGCATCTTTCGACGACTTGATCAGCACATCTTTCCAGCGCTCCGGGCTGGGCTCAAGGGCAGGAGACTTGCCCCACCAGTTGTCTTCCGCTGTGGAGGGCAGGCTGGAGTGCGAATCGGTGGAGCCGATCAAACCAAACTTGAACGGGTTCACCCCAAGCTCCTGCTCGAGCTGGAGACCACGCCGAAGGGCCTCTCGGGCGTACTCGTAGGGAATCATCTCCGGCGTCGTGGGCTTGAACCCGCCGAGGTTTGAGTTGTCGACGATGTTGAAGCTGGCGAACTCATCCTCCGGCGACAGCAGGGGATGGGTCTCACCGGTGCCCTTTGCCTGAGTGACCTCGATGATCGGCTCGAAGCGTTGGCGCATGCGGGCATAGTCCGCATCGATCGCCATCCTGGTCTTCTGATGCTGCGGCAGGAACATCGTGCCGCTGGAGAGGTTGCCGTTGTGGGGAATAGCCAGCACCCGACCGCCGAGCTGCGACTCATAGGCCTCCATGAACGCCCACAGATCCTCCACATCTTCTGAATCGAAAGCGGAGAACGGCAGGATCCTGTCCGTCATGGCTTTGTCGTCGCGGAAGATGACGACGCGGTGGAGATTGCCACCGCCGGGTTGACTGGTCCACTCGTAGCCAATCAGGCTGGTAAAGGTGCCGGGATTGTTGTAGCGCTCAGCAACGGTGTTATTCATCTCCCAGACGCTGGTCATATACGCGTCATTGGAGACCAAGGCCTCATCACCCTTGGCCATCCACTGCACAAGCAGATAAAAGGCTTCTCGGCCCTTGCCCGCCTTAAGCAAGTCGTGGAGTTCCTGGCCCAACGACGACTTAAGCAGTTCCGG
This region of Synechococcus sp. WH 8016 genomic DNA includes:
- a CDS encoding DUF3604 domain-containing protein, translated to MAGTKLGLDEAYRFARGETVTSNSGQQAALKRPLDFLVVADHSENLGLAQGLEESNPELLKSSLGQELHDLLKAGKGREAFYLLVQWMAKGDEALVSNDAYMTSVWEMNNTVAERYNNPGTFTSLIGYEWTSQPGGGNLHRVVIFRDDKAMTDRILPFSAFDSEDVEDLWAFMEAYESQLGGRVLAIPHNGNLSSGTMFLPQHQKTRMAIDADYARMRQRFEPIIEVTQAKGTGETHPLLSPEDEFASFNIVDNSNLGGFKPTTPEMIPYEYAREALRRGLQLEQELGVNPFKFGLIGSTDSHSSLPSTAEDNWWGKSPALEPSPERWKDVLIKSSKDASLDLTALQLGASGLAGVWASGNTRTALWDAMARKEVFGTSGTRLTARVYGGYDYTGEEIKSANWAKSACAKGVPMGGDLMAAAEGQVPSFLIQARKDPDGANLDRIQVVKGWLDASGKTHEQVFDVSWSDADKRPRGADGKVPSVGSSVNVREATYTNTIGATNLTAHWTDPSFDPSHKAFYYVRVLEIPTPTWLAYDRKNFNLYDEMPDQAPYTSQERAYTSPIWYNPT